The DNA sequence CATCTTTATCGACACCATCCCCGAGCTTGCACATGCGGCTGGCATTGGCACAGGCCCAGACACGGCCCAGGCCACAGGCTTTCACTGAGAATTTCCATGCCAGGCTCATGTCCTTGGGGAAGCTGGGGGCACCCTGAAGGAACACGGCACTGAGGCTGAAGCAGCTGCTGGCATAGCTGCCATCACAGGCCCTTGGATAGCAGTCCCTGGCCTTCCCCAGGTCGGGCAGGCTGTCCTCACTGACCTGTCCATCATGTGCCAGGAGACCAACATTGTGACACGCTTCCACAgacttctttcctggcttctcacaTGCCATCAAAAAGCAGCCAAGTGCAGCTTCCTGGTCCCGGGTCAGTCCACCTTTCCCAGTCACGTAATAGGCCCCCAGTTTGTAGCAGCTATCACGGTGCTGGTTCTCTTCACAGTTGAATTTCAACACTTTGGCAGCCTCATCAAAATTCTTCTGGATCCCTTCCAAATAGTCCACCAGCCCGCCATacccaaaatttttaaattaaaatgcatacCTAGAAGCAGTATTTGAGGTTTCCTGTTTTATTCTACTTTGTCAACACTGGGAAGTTACATTATTAAAAAACTTCCCTAATTCAGGGAAAGTACACAATGAGTTCTCATTGTTTTgtttaatcttctttttttatttttcacatgcttgattgcttttttttttttggcacgggcaggccctgggaatgaacatgagtctccagcatggcaggtgagaactctgccgctgagccaccatggcactgcCCAGGCTTGCCTGCGCTTTAAaatcctttctcttcccttttcatcTCTCTCACCTGTGCATACTGCTTGTTCACACCCTTTGCTTCTCTCACCTGTGCATACTGCTTGTTCACGCCCTTTGCTTCTCTCACCTGTGCACACTGCTTGTTCACGCCCTTTGCTTCTCTCACCTGTGCATACTGCTTGTTCACACCCTTTGCTTTGCTGCTGGGTCAGGCTCGGCCCAAATACAACACGAGACCTGAGAGCAGCCCCTTCTATAGCAGGGCAAGCATCCCTAATTCATCAGGACACATTTTTCCCACTAaagagaagcagagcccacaTCAAGTGGGCCACAAAATAAAATCTATCTGTCATTTCTGGGTTTTGGTCTTGATGCTTTATTATAAAATCGTATACTTTATTTTAGTAATAAcgattaaatgaaaatttaagataCTAGCATCAGTAAATAAATCAGGTACCTGGGGTAAGTACTGTTGGGTGTGTCAATGGGAGGCGCGAAGAGGGGCTCAGTCACCCAGCACCCGCCAGGCCCCTTGATAAAGAGGTGTGTATGGAATGTTCCTTGCCCTCCAGGTGGGCTGGGTGAGCAgggaagacagaggcagaaataGCTACACTACAAAGTGCAAAATCAAGTGGCCGTGGAAGCCACTGGCGGGGTAACAGTGCAGGCTTTGTGGGGAAGCAGTCACTGGCACTGGGCCTGGAAAGTATGGCGGGACTGGCAGAGGCTGGGGAAAAGGCGCTCAAGGCAGTGTGATGTAACGAGGGGTCTGACACCCGAACAGTCAGGGCAGAGGCTCCAACTAATTGTCTCCGATGTAGGAGGAAAGGCTACAGGGTAATTTCATTCATCTGGAAATCGCCCATTTGTCAGGCTCAGCTCTCCAGAACACGTTCTCTGTTCAGTCAAAACAGGAGTCTGGGAGAGATCATTCTCTAAAGCTTGGGTACTCAACGCTCAGAAAAGGCGGGCAGCTCCCGACTCACAGCctatttcattcccttttatcCACAGCACTGATAAGTCATGCTGCCTGCTTTGCAGGACAACGAAGGATGAGATTGGGACTGGATAGGCACATCAAAAGAAACAAGAGCTGTCAGCTGTCAGCAGGGGAGaggacagaaaaactgaaaaacaaacagcaaaataacAACAGCAGCTGCAGTTTCGGTGGGCTGCAAAATTCCATATACTTTGAGACTCTCTGAAGGCATCTGTGAACTGATACCTGCCTAGCCCTGGAACTCTGTTTTGAGAGCTCTGTGGAAGCAGGGGAAGATTAAAGCACATTCTATGTTCTTGAAGCAGATAAAAAATCCTATGTGATAAAAGATactaaacacaaaattaaaagaaaatgaaacgcTGGAAGAATATATTTGTGACACAAAATAAAGGGTTCATATTCATAATGTTATAAGACCTACAAGTAAGTAAAGCACAAGTCACCTGGCAGGAAAGAGGGCAGACAACCATGAACCAGCAATTCACAAGAGAACCACAAATAATATACCCACGAGGGATGCTCAGCTTCATTAATGAAGAAAACCCAATTTAAAGTACACAATTTTCAAATGATCAGATTGATGTAActtacaaatgaacaaaaacagctAGAGTTGGCAGGACATGGAAAAATGGACACACTCCTGTCCTGTTTTCCAGGATAATTTGGTAGTATCTATTGAAATTTAAATGCATCATCCCTGTACCACTTCTGGGACTCTATCCCTCAGAAATACCAGCACTCATGGATAAAATTTAATGTGCAAGGGTTCTGCTGCAGAATCCTTTTCAAGAATCCAAAACTGAAAGCTGGGGAAAGGGGGATGAATTATAATGCAGCtactaaaacaataaataaataaaaagatcttTTTGCActaatttgtaaatttatttacGGTATCCATGATAagctaaaagaaaacagactGCGGAATAAAACATTAAGCatgatcttcattttttttttttttgatatagaaaAATGTACAGAGTGAGAAGCAGTGGGGCGATGCCAAACGGTGCTTGAGAGTAAGCTTGGGGAGCGAAGGAGAGCTGCTACttttaatttataacttttttaaatgagaaaaagtatCTTCATGGATgaattgtgctttattttttttgggATTTTCCATCTCTTCCACATTTCTTAAATGAAGATGActgctttcataataaaaaatgattttaagaaCAAGGCTAGGCGTATGATATTCTGGCACTTAGAATAAGCTGTCACATATTTTGGAAATGTTCTCATCTTCCATCTCCTTCTCCAAGCCCAGCAGAGGCATGGCCTTGGGGCACTGCAATCACTCTAGAACCTGCCCATTGGCTGCCATGACCCAACTGAGGCAAGATGCACGACGATGGCAGAAGTTCAATTCTAAAACATCTGGCAAAGATATGACATTTCTTTCCAAATTCACTGCTACTAAATCATGGACATCAACACGCATCTTTCTCTGCCTGAAGGGAAAGTTGCAAACGAGTGTTTTCATATAAACTTGGACTTAGAAGACAGATCTTCAGTTTCCAATAAATCGGAGTCTGTCAACACAGTGTTAGCTAACTAAGGGCTGCTACAACACAGGCTGTGGGCGGTGAGGACGTCCAAGGCATGAGGCTCAATGACtactcctctctgggcctcagtttccccatcggTGAACAGAGGAGAGGTCTCCCGGGGCCTCCCCTGTGGGACGGAGTCCCCATTATCACCGTGACAGAGGGGTGGGTGTTCAGTGAGAAAGCAGTAGGCTGTTTTCAAGGGGAACTAAAAGGACACGAGACCTCCAGTCCCATCCGTGTGGGGCTTCCTTGGCTATTTTCAACACCGCAGTTATAAGAAGTTCATAGACACCATGACATGCCCTGGTCAGCTTCTGCCCCATCCCTTAGTTCCAGAAGCCACGACTCCCCACCAGTGCAGGATGGGCTGAGGTGGCAGCCCATCTGGGGATGCACGGTCACCACAAATACCCACCACGACTCTGCGATGGGGGCGCAGGGCTGAGTGGCAAATAGCTCCTCCGTGAGGCAATGCTGTGCCAACTCAGTGCTCACCACAGCCCGCCCCTCCCTACTGTACTGGCGCCTGTCTCCGCCACCAGTGCCGGATGATTCCCTGCCCCCGCTCTTCCCGCCAAGAGGACTGGCCTCCAGGCGACCATGCTCAGCTTTCCCAGACAAGCAGACCTACTCAGCCATGGGGTCTACACTCTTTGCAACTCAAGACACACCCTTGGCCATCTGCCCCTTACAGGCTCTGTGATCTGGCTCCACAGAACCACCCCGATGGGGTCCACACCCCCAACACGGGCCCCCGCCCAGGAACAATCCCTTGCCCCAAGCCGTGGGaccacctcccaccccagggcTGCCTCCACGCAGCCCTCCTGTCACCGACACACGCGAGTCTCTTCTTCTAACTTGCCTCCTACCgtccactctcaccactctcCTCCTGCCTCGTCTCTCCGCGACAGCAGTCTATCCTGTCACCACCTTCATTTCCCAAAAGCAGGACCTTGATTGTGTTTGAGACCTTCTTCAGAAAACTTCAGAATCTCCCGGCCGCTCATCAGCTCCACAGCCATTCATTCCTTTTGTGAATTCGTTCCAGTGGACACTCCCTTAATAATACATCTCAATTTTGTAGGTGtgcccagagtgatgtcccgataaatccgAGAGTGATtcaaacagtgaataaagaagtatttgcaaagatcccttgggggaatgtgagaaagggggaaaattcaacttccccatttggagaaggcctgatattctcacaagcaatgaggacaaccaaagcaataagccgAGCCCCCAGTCTTTGGGTCTGTTCAGATGAACAAtcccgcaaaggacaggctaagcctacttaaaattaggccaaagagtcacccccagagagcctcttttgttgctcagatgtggcctctctctcagtcaacacaaaaagcaaactcaccaccctccccctctctacgtgggacatgactcccaggggtgtggaccttcctggcaacgtgggacagaaatcctagaatgagctgagacccagcatcaagggattgagaaaaccttcctgactgaacgggggaagagagaaatgagacaaaataaagtgtcagtggctgagagatttcaaataaagtcaagaggttattcttacgtactatatagataatccttttagtttaaggtgtattagagagacgagagggaagtgcctgaaactgtagagctgtgttccagaagccatgtttcttgaagatgactgtataactatatggcttttggaaagtgactatgtgattgtgaaaactttgtgtctgatgctcctttaatctacagtatggatgattaaaaaatacagattaaaaataaataaataatagggggaacaaatgttaaaataatttgggtagagggaagtactagtggccaatgagagggaggggtaagtgggatggtatatatgagttttttcttttttctttttatttctttttctggagtgatataaatgttctgagaaatgataatggtggtgaatatacaactatatgatgatactgtgagccactgattgcacacccagtatggaatattcatacaTTCAGAATGTTCACGttttatgttgattggttttatcaagaattttttaaaaaaataatacatctcAAGATGTATTTCAGTGATTAGCTCATCCAAATAAGAATCTTTTCTGTGAAGCGGGGATAAATGATagaaagggcaaatattttaatagaagaaaaaacaacttCCTGTGACAGGGCGGCCGAGCTCTTCTTCCTGTGTCTTCCTACAGGACACTGGCTACTCATGGGGTCCTTCTAGAGAGACCCCTGGCCTAAGGACATGGGGCAAGAAGGTACTTGTATGCTTTGGTGGGAATCTTCCAGACCATCAGCTGAGCCCGCTGGTCACCTCCAGCCAGGAATGCTTTCTTTGTATTTGAAATGGTTGTGGCAAGATTCTAATTGCCAGTGACAAAACTGGGCCCAGGAGAGGTCCTATAAAGGGGATAACACTGCTATGCCTGGCCCAAGGCTGACGTCCAGAAGGCACGTCTACGTGAGGCCGGGTGACGTGCTGGTTTATACGGGCTCCAGCTCTGGAGTGACTCAGGCGTTGGTCTGGGTTGGAAACCTGACTCTATCCCTTACTAATTGCAAAGCGTTCAGCTTTCCAAGCTTTGGTTTCCTTATCTATGAAATGGGAGTAACAGTCCCCACTCGAGAGGGCTGCTGCAGGTATCAGGTGAGAACATATGTAGGCGTCTAAGTGCTGGGATGCAGGGCTCAGCACATTCTAATTGTTGCTCTCACGGTGGAGCTCATAACGCCACCCTCGACACTGGTTCAGAGGTGGAGTCCACCAAGCTGGCTTCTCGTGCAGGCCGAGCACCGCCGGGGCAGGCCTCCTACTGAGGTTGTTGTCAAGGGCAGGGGAGCTCCGGGGAGCTGGGAGGGGCAGGGTCAGCCGGGATGCAGAACCTTGCAGGGCTGCAGGAGCTCCCTCTGTAAAAGAAGGGCTGACCTGAGGCAAGCCCCGCGGTTCTCTTTGGCTCTGACATTCTGGGGGTCTGAACAATGGGTTCAGTGGCTGAACTTGTTAAACACACTTTCTGAACAGCTTCTATGCATCAGGCACTCCACTAGACTAGTTCAGCAGTGAATGAGGTGATTCCTACTCTCCCGGCTGGTAGGGGAAACAGAGAACCAGATGATTGCAATGCCATGTGGTTAGTGTCAGAACAGAGAAAAGGACATGCTGCTTTGAGGAGGGGCATGCCGCCAAGGTCGGATGCCAGGGCGGGTGGAACGGTGTCAGAAGGGAAAGCTTCCTGGCAggaaatgcaacatatcaaagtGGTTTTTAATATGAACAGGGTAATTCCAGCTATATTAATGGATTTCAATGATTCCATGATTAGTTTCACAAGCTTATTTTGCTCTACATTAAATTACCTTCTCTTTGGAAACATTGTTCACTAATGCCAGGCCTAAATAAATCTTGAGTAATATAAACAACACACAAATGAAATGTAACTGGAAACTGCTGTTGGGATGGAGCTCAGAACTGGCCAGAAATGCTTCTTCATTTCTTACCAAGGATTGCACTAATGCTGTACAAACTCTCATGGAAAGTCAGACCGTATTTCAGTAACAATGGGTGGGGTGTGTTTTGGGTCTTCTTTCTTCAAATGTGAATTAAGACATATTTCTGCATTGCACAAAACACAGTGGGAGAAAACAACCACCCTCTGCCATGAGCATCTCAGGACACTTGTTCACAACAGTGTTTCCAAAGGGTTCTCTGACTAATATGAGAAAGTCTTAGGCAACAATTGGTTCTTGGACAAATGCATTTGGGAAACTTAGTTTAAACAAAGACAAAGAGGTTTTATGACTACAGGACTTCTCAGGGAATTTTGGAGTACAGCTTTGGAGTATGACCCTCCAGGAGGGAATACAGCATGCAAAGTTCCCCCAATTTACTGACCATCCCCTTTTCCGGGTTTATTCCGGGGAACCTGATCATCTTGGGAGATATAATGGGAAATGCTAATCTATAGGTATTTTGCATCTCAGTATTCCCCAAAGAGACACCACCACTTCGTAAAGCAAAGCTTTAAAGTAAAACTAGGGCGGGCcctggtgtctcagtggcagagttctcgcctgccacgttggagacccaggttcgattcctggtgcctgcccatgcaaaaaaaaaaaaagtacaactaGTGCTTTGGGCTCTAAAGAGCAAACTGAGATCACCTGGGTAACTACCTATTCCTCCCAAATTACCATGGAAATGAGCTGGAGTCTGAAATAGGGAGAAGTGTGTACAGTACCGGAAACTGGGGAAAGTTGCCATTTGTGAGAACATTTTGAATTGTACAGTTCGGGCAAGATGGGATTGGGAGAAGAATCGACTAACGGTCCCACCTGAAGTGTGTGGAGGGCCCAGCAGGATCCACCCACACCGTCAAGCTGAGAGCTGCTGTGTCTTGAGACGAACACAGAGCGTGGACAAGTCATGGCAGGCAGGAGGGCTGCCAAATCTTGACCCTCTCCCTCCCAGGAAGTGGCATGGTGGCAGCATGTTGGCACTGCCTATGACTCCTTATGATTTAACCATCCAGCCCCCACCCTCTGACCCCTATTACAGATAATCTGACTTTCGGCCAGCTAAAAGTGAAACCACAGTAAAGCTAAATACTCACCTTCCCTTGTTTGGGCCTGAAAGATCTTACTAGAACCCCTGGGTTCAAGGATGGACATTCTCAACTCAGACCCATGGACAAGCATGGCAGCCTAAGAAAGCCACGGAAGGAAAATCACAAGCATAGGACAAAAAACAAGGTGGGATGAGGTAAGGAATCAGAGCAAATACTGCCCTtagaaaaaaatgactttcatTATACAAAGAGGAGGGAGGAGGTCTAAATTCAGTTCCTTAGTATGACTCAGGAGGACATTATACTTTTGAAAAAAGCATAACCTTATTCAGTAAGGATTGagtccacaggaaaaaaaaagtcaaatataaaaaattaaatgagagtcGTGAGTAGAGGATTTGGACTGAGATATTCTCCAAGAATTTGgaagaaaaggataaagaaattGATATGATGAGCAAAAGTCCAAGTGGTGGAGATAGCAGGTCCAGTGAATCCGCATGAGCGAACAGATGAGCAGAGCAGGCTGAGAAGCAGCAGTAACctggaaaaagagaaagttttcCCCACAGTGAGGAACGATTTGAAGCTGCAAACTGTAAGGGCCTACCCGGCACCAATTAAAATTaatgcagggcgggccacggtggctcagcaggcagagctctcacccgccatgcctgagacctgggttccattcctggtgcctgcccacgcaaaaaataaatgaataaataaataaaaaaaaaataatgcaaacagaCCTACACAGGACTTAGGAGGGAAAGTCTTGAATTCcaaggataaagaaaaacaacGTACAAGTGccagaatgggaaaaaagaaaaactggctaccaagaaaagaaaaacaaaagcttgtCTCAGACTTCTCTACAATGCCAACTTCTAACAATGAAGGGCCACATCCCCAGAGCTCCCAACGGGACCCCATGGCCCGAGAATTCTACATGCAGCTGTGTGAAAGCAACGGGAAGACCTGGAACTTGCAGGGCACCATGAAATGTAGTGCCCAGCCCACTCACAACTCTTGAAGAACGTTATTTAGAGAACCGCTGGGGCACTGAGAAGTGAAGCAAACTAAAGAGGGGAGCACGGCGTACGAGAAATAAGGGGTGAGCAACGAAGCCAGTGAGATGGACTTATCTGAATAAGTAACACAGTCAAGGAACCCATTGCAGATGGTTGTGAGTGAAGACAGATCATCGAAAATAACAACCAAATATCTGAAATCTAAATTCTGATCTAAAGCCCCAGATTATTTCATCACTGTCGGGCAGGGGCGAGGCGCGGCAATTCGGGACAGTGCCGCTAGCACTCGGGATCTGAAAACCCGGGCCTGAGTCCGGCTTCTCCGCCACCAGCTGTGGCCCTTGCCCAGTGGCAGCCTCGCCCATGACGGCTTCACCCTGGTCGTCTTGCGTCTCCCCCATCCTCCCTCTGCCCTCCACCCTCTTCTCTGTAGGCACCACCACTGCCCTCGCTAAGACCCCATGATTTCTCCCTGGGTTTTGCCAGAAACACCACTCCCCTCTGGTTCTCTTGACTTCGGGCTGATTCTTGACCCTCCTTTCATGTTAATTTGCCTTCTAGAATGACCTTTTAACAGCTTCCAGTGACCTTCAATGACTCCATGGACTGTAGGGAGAGGCCCAAACTCCCAGGTTTAACACGCAGGGCCTGGCTCCTGGGATCCAACTCTACCCACCTGTCCAACCGTCCCCCCACCAACCAGAGTGAATCACATGCAGTTCCCAACACGACATCTTGCTCTAGCGTGGAGAAAACAGGGTACTGTGGTCAAGAGCAAGGAAGTCAGCTTTCACAGTCCAGACTTTCTACTTCCTAGCTGTGTAAACTGGGAGAACGACTTAGCTCTTCTGAGCCTCAGCTg is a window from the Tamandua tetradactyla isolate mTamTet1 chromosome 14, mTamTet1.pri, whole genome shotgun sequence genome containing:
- the LOC143656563 gene encoding uncharacterized protein LOC143656563, with product MGETQDDQGEAVMGEAATGQGPQLVAEKPDSGPGFQIPSASGTVPNCRASPLPDTPRSSPALDNNLSRRPAPAVLGLHEKPAWWTPPLNQCRGWRYELHPEHGRLEASPLGGKSGGRESSGTGGGDRRQYSREGRAVVSTELAQHCLTEELFATQPCAPIAESWWVFVVTVHPQMGCHLSPSCTGYGGLVDYLEGIQKNFDEAAKVLKFNCEENQHRDSCYKLGAYYVTGKGGLTRDQEAALGCFLMACEKPGKKSVEACHNVGLLAHDGQVSEDSLPDLGKARDCYPRACDGSYASSCFSLSAVFLQGAPSFPKDMSLAWKFSVKACGLGRVWACANASRMCKLGDGVDKDEAVFLQGAPSFPKDMEILSESLWPGPCLGLCQCQPHVQARGWCR